CTTATTTCCTCGATATCAAGTATAGCGCCATAGGGGCAGTTATGGCAGTGAATAATATTATCTTTAACAATAGCGCCGGTGGTTTTGCCGACTAAGGCTTTCGAGTAGTCGATAATCGGACTGCCGCCGCCTCGATTAATTTCGATACGCCGCGGTTGAGCAAGAACTACCCTGCCGCGGTCATTGTTGAGTATCGCCGTGCATTCAATTTCATCGTCCGGGGCGGGTTCCCATCTCGATAAAAATCCCGCACCTATTTTGAGATAGATTGTATCATCAAAAAAATCCTCGCCAATATGCCCGCTGGCAAACTTTATCAGAAAACCATTCATCCGCATGGATGATTTTCCGTCATCGATAATTTTTTTCAGCGATGGAAAAACTGAGGCGATTTTTCCGGAAAAATCAACCCGCCGCCCAAGAACCGCAGTCAACCAGAACTCGTATTCATCGAGATCATAAAAAAACTGTTTCAATGCGGCATCATCAATTAGAGCCTCCGGTATGCGGCATATCTTTTCATCATAATAGTATTTGCATGAAAAGCAGTTGCGCCCGACATGCTTATAATCGCGAGGACATTTTTTCCCTTTTATGGCGACATTGCATCGCCATAGAAATTCCACACAGCCTTTTTTATAACATTTTTTCTGCTTGAGAATATGGTATGGGGAAACGGTAAAATCAAACTGTTTATGTACCGGATGACGGCAGATAAATATGCCTTTGGCTTTATACATATTTCGTATGATAGACTGCATATTATTATTATACGTTCAGGAAACGAATTGGCAATAAAAAATTGGTATATATAAATACTTTGCGCGCCCTTTTAAGCCGCTGTCAGGCAAGGAGACTATTTGATACGCAATAGATTAATCGTCTGCTTTGCGTTCTTTCAGCACCTTCATTTTAACTTCAATTAACTGGGCATGAGTAAGACCAAGCATCTTGTAAAGCTTATGCACTAAGTAGTCCTCATGAGTCGAGAGTTTGCCGTCGGCATAAATTACCCGCCAAATCGTTTCGATTACTTTCATTTTCTGGATTGTGGAATAGTTTTGATTAATCAGATTAGTAAAACTCCAGAGGTCTATATGATTATCCAATTCACCCTCGGCGAGTCCAATTAATTTTTTTATATCATCATCGGAAAGATTAAAATTGGACTTGAAATGGTCAACGATTCGTTCTTTTTCAACTGGGTCGAATTCATCATCGATAGAAGCCATTTCAATTAGCAAGGCGCAAGTAGCGATTTGTATCTGATTTTCGCTATCTTCTATTTGCTCATTAGAGTCTAATGAGATATTTTTTGAAAAGAAGCTTTTAATTTTTTCTAACATAAATGTCCGTTCCTCAACATACTATAATAAATTACACCGCATTGATTATAATACTAAATTATGCCTATCAATTCAACAGATATTAGTCTTTTGTTTATAGAAAAGCCGATAGCAATAAAATAATTATTAGTGTTATTCTCAAGCCAACAGAATAAACCCCTACAACAACTGTCCGCTTTTAAGTTTCTCGTCCATTTGGTAGCAGCCCT
Above is a genomic segment from Candidatus Zixiibacteriota bacterium containing:
- a CDS encoding TerB family tellurite resistance protein, whose protein sequence is MLEKIKSFFSKNISLDSNEQIEDSENQIQIATCALLIEMASIDDEFDPVEKERIVDHFKSNFNLSDDDIKKLIGLAEGELDNHIDLWSFTNLINQNYSTIQKMKVIETIWRVIYADGKLSTHEDYLVHKLYKMLGLTHAQLIEVKMKVLKERKADD